Proteins from a genomic interval of Stigmatopora nigra isolate UIUO_SnigA chromosome 19, RoL_Snig_1.1, whole genome shotgun sequence:
- the f9b gene encoding coagulation factor IXb, whose product MAYMRFFLSWLLAFGLQNVDVEGNAGGVMVPRQKASQVLSRQRRYNSPFEEMRPGNMERECREEMCNFEEAREIFEDESKTMTFWAGYIDGDQCKPPPCKNGGSCEDGVNSYTCWCNANFTGKNCEIEIRKQCSVINGGCSHFCTMKSNLVNCRCPLGYRLGPDRRTCEAKGEFSCGQAGADSRLTPRTSNQTADDQPDEVIPDEWMDYEDEDVRGGNFTEDVRAGNATEASPSRRVRRRSKRNLMHFFPTIPTIMAAQNSDQRIVGGYEGKTGDVPWQVALISRSKGVADKVPFCGGSLLDALWVITAAHCIVEHRMTGNQFFVRLGEHDIDVHEGSERDHEVSQELVHKSYKFKKSRFNHDVALLKLATPVEMSAWRRPVCLGPRVFSENLLMGAATSVVSGWGRLRDGGIQSTRLRILEVPPVERNTCKASSQQRITPFMFCAGFRDRKEDACQGDSGGPHVTLHQGTWFLTGIISWGEGCAKAGKYGVYTRLSRYYPWISNATGIHMYS is encoded by the exons ATGGCCTACATGCGGTTCTTTCTGTCATGGCTGCTAGCGTTCGGACTTCAGAATGTCGACGTCGAGGGAAACGCGG GTGGCGTGATGGTGCCGCGGCAAAAAGCGTCGCAAGTTTTGAGCCGCCAACGGCGCTACAACAGCCCCTTTGAGGAAATGCGTCCGGGAAACATGGAGAGAGAATGCCGAGAGGAAATGTGTAACTTTGAGGAAGCCCGGGAGATCTTTGAGGATGAAAGCAAAACG atGACTTTCTGGGCAGGATACATTG ATGGAGACCAGTGTAAACCGCCCCCCTGTAAAAATGGCGGCTCCTGCGAAGACGGCGTCAATTCCTACACGTGCTGGTGTAACGCCAACTTTACAGGAAAGAACTGCGAGATCG AAATCAGAAAGCAGTGTTCAGTCATCAATGGCGGCTGTTCTCACTTCTGCACCATGAAGTCAAACTTGGTGAATTGCCGCTGTCCGCTTGGATACCGACTCGGGCCCGACCGTAGAACCTGCGAGGCCAAAG GAGAGTTCAGCTGCGGACAGGCAGGTGCCGACTCTCGCCTGACGCCGCGGACGTCCAACCAGACTGCTGACGACCAGCCTGACGAGGTCATCCCGGACGAGTGGATGGACTACGAGGACGAGGACGTGCGGGGGGGCAATTTCACCGAGGACGTGCGGGCGGGCAATGCCACCGAGGCCTCGCCCAGTCGGCGCGTAAGGAGGCGATCCAAGAGGAATTTGATGCACTTCTTCCCGACGATTCCCACCATCATGGCGGCACAGAACAGCGACCAGAGGATTGTCGGCGGCTACGAGGGCAAAACGGGCGACGTCCCCTGGCAG GTGGCCCTCATTTCCCGTTCCAAAGGGGTGGCGGACAAGGTTCCCTTCTGTGGTGGGTCGCTACTCGACGCCCTGTGGGTCATCACGGCGGCGCATTGCATCGTTGAGCACAGAATGACTGGAAACCAGTTTTTTGTGCGCCTAG GTGAGCACGACATTGACGTCCACGAGGGTTCGGAGCGCGACCACGAAGTGTCCCAGGAGCTGGTCCACAAATCGTACAAGTTCAAGAAGTCGCGCTTCAACCATGACGTGGCGCTCCTCAAACTGGCCACCCCGGTGGAGATGTCGGCATGGCGGCGTCCCGTCTGCCTGGGGCCCAGAGTTTTTTCCGAAAACCTCCTGATGGGGGCCGCCACCTCGGTGGTGAGCGGCTGGGGCCGCCTGCGGGATGGGGGCATCCAGTCCACCAGGTTACGCATTCTGGAGGTCCCGCCGGTGGAGCGCAACACCTGCAAGGCCAGCAGCCAGCAGCGCATCACCCCCTTCATGTTCTGTGCCGGTTTCCGGGACCGTAAAGAGGACGCTTGCCAGGGGGACAGCGGGGGGCCTCACGTTACTCTCCACCAGGGCACCTGGTTCCTCACGGGCATCATCAGCTGGGGCGAGGGATGCGCCAAAGCGGGAAAATATGGCGTTTATACGCGCCTCTCGCGATACTACCCCTGGATTAGCAATGCTACCGGCATTCATATGTATTCGTGA